The following DNA comes from Thermogemmatispora onikobensis.
TGACTTAGAGATAGCCCTGCAAAAGGTAGCTAGCCTAGGCCATAGAATTGATAAATATATATTTATCACTACAGAAGAGATTACCCCACAGGTTCATCAATATGCAATCAGCTTATATAAGCGAACAGGTGGCATAGAATTTGCAGTACTTGATTGTATCACATTTATCAGACATTTCTTGCATCTCTTTCACCATCTAAGAAACAATTTTCTTGATATCTATCAACAGCTCATTTTAGAAGAGCCAGAAAGCTCCGTCAGGCAAGAACTGAAGGAGGCATTCCTAGCACTGCGCCTGGCAGCAGTAAGTAGCAACGGGGTCGGCGGCGACGAGGGGAACTGAGTCAGGCGGCAGGACTATGGCCCCAATAATCAAGCCGGTATCCCCGCCTCAAAGAGCAAGAGATACCGGCCCCTTCTTCCAGAAAGTTGCCTGCCTGGTCCAGAGCGCCAGGCTTCAGGCTGGCAGGCAGCTCCCGCCTCTAATCCTGTTTATTGAAGGCCACTGCGCCCCAGACAATAAAGATCAGTCCCAGGGCCGCCACAATCGCCAGCTCCACCGGCGTCGAGAGCGTCGTATCGAACACCTTCACCCCCAGACCCAGGGCATCCAGCACAAACTGGGGCAGATTGAGCGCGCGCAGCACCGCCTGCCGCAGCGGGTCCACCCCGTACGTCACCGGGTTAATCTTCGTCAGAAAGGCCAGCCAGTCAGGCAGATTGCGCAGGGGGAAGAGCGCCCCACTCAGGAAGAACATCGGCATCAGGAAGAACTGCATGATCATCTGGAAGCCTTCCATCGACTTCATGCGCGAGGCGATGACAATGCCCAGCGATGTCAGAGAGAAGGCCAGCAGCAGCATCTCTAGCATCAGCTTGACCACCAGGCCAACGCTCAGATTGACCCCCACCAGCGGCGCGAAGATCAGCATGATCGTCCCCTGCAACATGGCGATCGTGCTGCCACCAAGGGCCTTCCCCAGCACCAGCGAGGTGCGTGAGATCGGCGCCACTAACATCTCGCGCAGA
Coding sequences within:
- a CDS encoding ABC transporter permease, whose amino-acid sequence is MATTVATPQPAQIEQALTPINGPFRRNLNTIVIIWYREVLRFVRDWIRIITSLAQPLMFLFIFGSGLSSSLNVVGSQANLPPGATTLDFRTFLFPGVLSMTVLFTSIFSAISIVWDREFGFLREMLVAPISRTSLVLGKALGGSTIAMLQGTIMLIFAPLVGVNLSVGLVVKLMLEMLLLAFSLTSLGIVIASRMKSMEGFQMIMQFFLMPMFFLSGALFPLRNLPDWLAFLTKINPVTYGVDPLRQAVLRALNLPQFVLDALGLGVKVFDTTLSTPVELAIVAALGLIFIVWGAVAFNKQD